Proteins encoded within one genomic window of Micromonospora halotolerans:
- the ispG gene encoding flavodoxin-dependent (E)-4-hydroxy-3-methylbut-2-enyl-diphosphate synthase: MTAVSLGMPPVPPPPLAPRRASRQIMVGSVPVGGGAPVSVQSMTTTLTADVNATLQQIAELTASGCQIVRVAVPSQDDVEALPAIARKSQIPVIADIHFQPKYVFAAIDAGCAAVRVNPGNIRQFDDKVKEIARAAGDAGVPIRIGVNAGSLDKRLLAKYGKATAEALVESALWECSLFEEHGFRDIKISVKHNDPVVMIRAYRQLAEKCDYPLHLGVTEAGPAFQGTIKSAVAFGALLAEGIGDTIRVSLSAPPVEEIKVGTAILESLGLRERGLEIVSCPSCGRAQVDVYKLAEEVTAGLEGLPVPLRVAVMGCVVNGPGEAREADLGVASGNGKGQIFVKGQVVKTVPEGQIVETLIEEALRIADEMGAEIPEELRGLVPGATVTVH, encoded by the coding sequence GTGACCGCTGTCAGTCTCGGTATGCCCCCCGTACCGCCGCCGCCGCTCGCCCCGCGCCGGGCCAGCCGCCAGATCATGGTCGGTTCGGTGCCGGTCGGTGGAGGCGCGCCGGTCTCGGTGCAGTCCATGACCACCACCCTGACCGCCGACGTGAACGCCACCCTCCAGCAGATCGCCGAGCTGACCGCGTCCGGCTGCCAGATCGTCCGGGTGGCCGTGCCGTCCCAGGACGACGTCGAGGCGCTGCCCGCGATCGCCAGGAAGTCGCAGATCCCGGTGATCGCCGACATCCACTTCCAGCCGAAGTACGTCTTCGCGGCGATCGACGCCGGCTGCGCCGCGGTCCGGGTGAACCCGGGCAACATCCGGCAGTTCGACGACAAGGTCAAGGAGATCGCCCGGGCGGCCGGCGACGCGGGCGTGCCGATCCGGATCGGCGTGAACGCCGGCTCGCTGGACAAGCGCCTCCTGGCCAAGTACGGCAAGGCCACCGCCGAGGCGCTCGTCGAGTCGGCGCTCTGGGAGTGCTCGCTGTTCGAGGAGCACGGCTTCCGGGACATCAAGATCTCGGTGAAGCACAACGACCCGGTGGTGATGATCCGGGCGTACCGGCAGCTCGCCGAGAAGTGCGACTACCCGCTGCACCTGGGCGTGACCGAGGCGGGCCCGGCGTTCCAGGGCACCATCAAGTCCGCGGTGGCGTTCGGCGCGCTGCTGGCCGAGGGGATCGGCGACACCATCCGGGTCTCGCTCTCCGCCCCGCCGGTCGAGGAGATCAAGGTCGGCACCGCGATCCTGGAGTCGCTGGGCCTGCGCGAGCGGGGCCTGGAGATCGTCTCCTGCCCGTCCTGCGGCCGCGCCCAGGTCGACGTCTACAAGCTGGCCGAGGAGGTCACCGCCGGCCTGGAGGGGCTGCCGGTGCCGCTGCGCGTGGCCGTCATGGGCTGCGTGGTGAACGGCCCGGGCGAGGCCCGCGAGGCCGACCTCGGTGTCGCCTCCGGCAACGGCAAGGGCCAGATCTTCGTCAAGGGCCAGGTGGTCAAGACCGTGCCCGAGGGCCAGATCGTGGAGACGCTGATCGAGGAGGCGCTGCGGATCGCCGACGAGATGGGCGCCGAGATCCCCGAGGAGCTGCGCGGCCTGGTGCCGGGCGCCACGGTGACCGTGCACTGA
- a CDS encoding class I SAM-dependent methyltransferase → MIDEMEQDRAVKAGHRRMWALGSYATVAAEVIPELGTALVQAAGVGPGDRVLDVAAGTGNAAVPAALAGAEVVASDLTPELLEIGRALAAERGVELDWQEADAEALPYADGEFDRVLSCVGVMFAPRHRAAADELVRVCRPGGTIGLVNWTPEGFIGQLFATMRPYAPPPPPGAQPPPLWGDEEHVRALLGDRVTDLVLRREVVTVDRFAAPEDFRDYFKAHYGPTIAVYRANAEDPERVAALDGDLADLARRHTEAGVMRWEYLLVTARRRG, encoded by the coding sequence ATGATCGACGAGATGGAGCAGGACCGGGCCGTGAAGGCCGGGCACCGGCGGATGTGGGCTCTCGGCAGCTATGCCACGGTCGCCGCGGAGGTCATCCCCGAGCTGGGGACGGCCCTGGTGCAGGCGGCCGGGGTGGGGCCCGGCGACCGGGTGCTGGACGTGGCCGCCGGCACCGGTAACGCGGCCGTCCCGGCGGCCCTCGCCGGGGCGGAGGTGGTGGCCAGCGACCTGACCCCGGAGCTGCTGGAGATCGGGCGGGCGCTGGCCGCGGAGCGTGGCGTGGAGCTGGACTGGCAGGAGGCCGACGCCGAGGCGCTGCCGTACGCCGACGGGGAGTTCGACCGGGTGCTGTCCTGTGTGGGGGTGATGTTCGCGCCCCGGCACCGGGCCGCCGCCGACGAACTGGTCCGGGTCTGCCGGCCGGGCGGCACGATCGGCCTGGTCAACTGGACTCCGGAGGGTTTCATCGGGCAGTTGTTCGCCACCATGAGGCCGTACGCGCCCCCGCCGCCGCCCGGCGCGCAGCCGCCGCCGCTGTGGGGCGACGAGGAGCACGTCCGCGCCCTGCTCGGTGACCGGGTCACCGATCTCGTGCTGCGCCGCGAGGTGGTCACCGTGGACCGGTTCGCCGCTCCCGAGGACTTCCGCGACTACTTCAAGGCCCACTACGGGCCGACGATCGCGGTGTACCGGGCCAACGCCGAGGACCCCGAGCGGGTCGCCGCGCTCGACGGCGACCTCGCGGACCTGGCCCGGCGGCACACCGAGGCCGGGGTGATGCGCTGGGAGTACCTGCTGGTCACGGCCCGGCGGCGGGGCTGA
- a CDS encoding ATP-binding cassette domain-containing protein has translation MKIVEASGLGLRTRRGWVYREVDLTAEAGELHAVTGPPGSGRTSLLLALAGRFPHTHGELRRWGPAALGQVAGVHEPDPTLTVAEHIQERLLLLGPVPRRRRQLVPVAAVRARRAYRRDALAAALAGAGFTDAPLDPDRYGRDLTPVERQVLGLVLASLSGPSLIVADDVDAGADAPERAWIWDALARLADQGYAVVASARAVEPGVTAVAHRIGDPTLPGPALTSEVTA, from the coding sequence ATGAAGATCGTCGAAGCCAGCGGGCTGGGGCTGCGCACCCGCCGCGGCTGGGTCTACCGCGAGGTCGACCTCACGGCCGAGGCCGGGGAGCTGCACGCCGTCACCGGCCCACCGGGCAGCGGGCGTACCTCGCTGCTGCTCGCCCTGGCCGGGCGCTTCCCGCACACCCACGGCGAGCTGCGCCGCTGGGGTCCGGCCGCGCTCGGGCAGGTCGCCGGGGTGCACGAGCCCGACCCCACGCTCACCGTCGCCGAGCACATCCAGGAACGGCTGCTGCTGCTCGGGCCGGTGCCGCGCCGCCGCCGGCAGCTCGTCCCGGTCGCCGCCGTGCGGGCCCGGCGGGCCTACCGCCGCGACGCCCTCGCCGCCGCCCTCGCCGGCGCCGGCTTCACCGACGCCCCGCTCGACCCCGACCGGTACGGCCGCGACCTCACCCCCGTGGAGCGGCAGGTCCTCGGGCTGGTGCTGGCCAGCCTGAGCGGCCCGAGCCTGATCGTCGCCGACGACGTGGACGCCGGCGCCGACGCGCCCGAACGGGCGTGGATCTGGGACGCGCTGGCCCGCCTCGCCGACCAGGGGTACGCCGTGGTCGCCAGCGCCCGCGCCGTCGAGCCGGGCGTGACCGCCGTCGCGCACCGGATCGGCGACCCGACCCTGCCCGGCCCGGCCCTGACCTCCGAGGTGACCGCATGA
- a CDS encoding PadR family transcriptional regulator, producing MGFHRRMHAVHDEMRMRGFGFPPVPPGPPPFPPGPHGHGRGGRGRGRGRRPNVRGAVLALLTERPMHGYEMIQEIDSRTGGAWRPSPGSIYPTLQLLEDEGVVAAAADSDGGRKRFALTEQGQAEAAEAAQTPPWGEFAEQTVNSWHDIRDAGAQAMNALRQVMMTGTDDQRARAAQVLDETRRKLYAILAESE from the coding sequence ATGGGTTTCCACCGACGGATGCACGCCGTGCACGACGAGATGCGGATGCGGGGCTTCGGCTTCCCGCCCGTACCCCCGGGACCACCGCCGTTCCCGCCCGGACCGCACGGCCACGGCCGGGGTGGGCGGGGCCGTGGGCGCGGCCGCCGGCCCAACGTGCGCGGCGCCGTGCTGGCGCTGCTCACCGAGCGGCCGATGCACGGCTACGAGATGATCCAGGAGATCGACTCCCGGACCGGCGGGGCCTGGCGCCCCAGCCCCGGCTCGATCTACCCGACCCTGCAGCTGCTGGAGGACGAGGGCGTCGTCGCGGCGGCCGCCGACTCCGACGGCGGGCGGAAGCGGTTCGCCCTCACCGAGCAGGGGCAGGCCGAGGCCGCCGAGGCGGCGCAGACCCCGCCCTGGGGTGAGTTCGCCGAGCAGACCGTGAACAGCTGGCACGACATCCGCGACGCCGGAGCGCAGGCCATGAACGCCCTGCGGCAGGTCATGATGACCGGCACCGACGACCAGCGGGCGCGCGCCGCCCAGGTGCTCGACGAGACCCGGCGCAAGCTGTACGCGATCCTCGCCGAATCCGAGTGA
- a CDS encoding GNAT family N-acetyltransferase codes for MLTVPVRQLGESERRAVERLLDLDPYAGAQVAERVAARGLAWWRAEGRILGYGSRRNLESICWLGGNLTPVLASESAVAAFAEQLSTEERLCSSIVGRADAVLGLWDRLSAHWGPARDVRPNQPLLATEALPTVAPDPEVRRVRGGEVDRLFPAAVAMYTEEVGVSPLAEDGGRAYRRRVSDLVRAGRAYARFVDGKVVFKAELAVVTRRTAQVQGVWVAPEWRGRGIATAAMAAVMRDALERVAPSVSLYVNDFNLPARRVYERCGFRPVGTLATVLF; via the coding sequence GTGCTCACGGTGCCGGTACGCCAACTCGGGGAGTCGGAGCGCCGCGCGGTCGAGCGGCTGCTCGACCTCGACCCGTACGCGGGCGCGCAGGTCGCCGAGCGGGTGGCGGCGCGGGGGCTGGCCTGGTGGCGGGCCGAGGGGCGGATCCTGGGCTACGGCTCGCGCCGCAACCTGGAGTCCATCTGCTGGCTCGGCGGCAACCTGACCCCGGTGCTCGCCTCGGAGTCGGCGGTGGCCGCCTTCGCCGAGCAGTTGAGCACCGAGGAGCGGCTCTGCTCGTCGATCGTGGGCCGGGCCGACGCCGTGCTCGGGCTGTGGGACCGCCTCTCCGCCCACTGGGGGCCGGCCCGGGACGTACGCCCCAACCAGCCCCTGCTGGCCACGGAGGCGCTGCCCACCGTGGCGCCCGACCCGGAGGTGCGCCGGGTGCGCGGCGGTGAGGTCGACCGGCTCTTCCCGGCGGCGGTGGCCATGTACACCGAGGAGGTCGGGGTGTCGCCGCTGGCCGAGGACGGCGGGCGCGCCTACCGGCGGCGGGTGAGCGACCTGGTCCGCGCGGGCCGGGCCTACGCCCGGTTCGTGGACGGCAAGGTGGTCTTCAAGGCCGAGCTGGCCGTGGTCACCCGGCGCACCGCGCAGGTGCAGGGGGTCTGGGTCGCGCCGGAGTGGCGGGGCCGGGGCATCGCGACCGCGGCCATGGCGGCCGTGATGCGCGACGCGCTGGAGCGGGTGGCCCCCTCGGTGAGCCTCTACGTGAACGACTTCAACCTGCCCGCCCGCCGGGTCTACGAGCGCTGCGGCTTCCGCCCGGTCGGCACGCTCGCCACCGTGCTGTTCTGA
- a CDS encoding YhgE/Pip domain-containing protein: MSVVRLALFELRRMTRGRLPRAALAVLTVIPLLYGALYLYAFWDPYGNLDRIPVALVNADRPAKASDGSEVHAGRDLTDELLDRKVFGWTVTDQADATEGLHDGRYHLVFSIPADFSATLAASPEPDRPARRGELKVVNDDATNYLSGLLARSAFSEIRAAAAESTAASYFDKMLIGFTDAKAETGRAADGADQIHDGLGTSQQGAGQLADGLGTAEDGAGQLAGGLNTSVQGATKLATGLDQLYTGAAQIADGANRAATETRAAAQQVDAAADRYEPLLRRNATDIQRAATLVAEGAQALADGLDALPARADEVVGQAEKVRDRLDALVEEHPELADDPNLVAARKAADQAVTAARAMVSALDKTDLAALRKQMTEVAQTAREVAAAAPHLADDVATARAKVDQLATGLTTLAQGSAKLRDGLGDAADGADQLRGGLYRLATGARQLDGGLAQLSTGSNRLADGLTKLEGGAGDLADGLAAGERKLPGYDDAGSRADVLGDPVGLIRHSDHPAGSYGVGFAPYFLALALWVGAMITYMLLRPVNRRHVMSGAPGWRVVLAGWLPAAAIGLAQVAVLYTVVTLALGLDPRHGPATFGLLALTSLAFTAIMQLLGVALGPAGRLAALALLMLQLTSSGGTYPVQTSPGFFQAIHPWLPMTYVVGGLRHTINGGPAGPVVTGALVLLAFGAGALALTVGAARRSRRLTPAKLHPELTM, from the coding sequence ATGAGTGTCGTACGACTCGCGCTGTTCGAGCTGCGCCGGATGACCCGGGGGCGGCTGCCGCGCGCCGCGCTCGCCGTCCTCACCGTCATCCCGCTGCTCTACGGCGCCCTCTACCTCTACGCCTTCTGGGACCCCTACGGGAACCTCGACCGGATCCCGGTGGCCCTGGTCAACGCCGACCGGCCCGCGAAGGCGAGCGACGGCAGCGAGGTGCACGCCGGCCGGGACCTCACCGACGAACTGCTCGACCGGAAGGTCTTCGGCTGGACGGTGACCGACCAGGCCGACGCCACCGAGGGGCTCCACGACGGCCGCTACCACCTGGTCTTCTCCATTCCGGCCGACTTCTCCGCCACCCTGGCCGCCAGCCCCGAGCCCGACCGGCCGGCCCGCCGGGGCGAGCTGAAGGTGGTCAACGACGACGCCACCAACTACCTCTCCGGGCTGCTCGCCCGCTCCGCGTTCAGCGAGATCCGGGCCGCCGCCGCCGAGAGCACCGCCGCGTCGTACTTCGACAAGATGCTCATCGGCTTCACCGACGCCAAGGCCGAGACCGGCCGGGCCGCCGACGGCGCCGACCAGATCCACGACGGCCTCGGCACCTCCCAGCAGGGCGCCGGGCAGCTCGCCGACGGGCTGGGCACCGCCGAGGACGGCGCCGGGCAGCTCGCCGGCGGGCTGAACACCTCCGTGCAGGGGGCGACCAAGCTGGCCACCGGCCTGGACCAGCTCTACACCGGGGCGGCGCAGATCGCCGACGGCGCCAACCGGGCGGCCACCGAGACCCGCGCCGCCGCCCAACAGGTCGACGCCGCGGCGGACAGGTACGAGCCGCTGCTCCGCAGGAACGCCACCGACATCCAGCGGGCCGCCACGCTGGTCGCCGAGGGTGCGCAGGCGCTCGCCGACGGCCTCGACGCGCTGCCGGCCCGGGCCGACGAGGTGGTCGGCCAGGCGGAGAAGGTGCGCGACCGGCTCGACGCGCTGGTCGAGGAGCACCCGGAACTGGCCGACGACCCGAACCTGGTCGCCGCGCGGAAGGCCGCCGACCAGGCCGTGACGGCGGCCCGGGCGATGGTTTCCGCGCTGGACAAGACCGACCTCGCCGCGCTGAGGAAGCAGATGACCGAGGTCGCGCAGACCGCCCGGGAGGTGGCCGCCGCCGCGCCGCACCTGGCCGACGACGTGGCCACGGCCCGCGCCAAGGTCGACCAGCTCGCCACCGGGCTCACCACCCTGGCCCAGGGCAGCGCGAAGCTCCGCGACGGGCTCGGCGACGCCGCGGACGGCGCCGACCAGCTCCGGGGCGGCCTCTACCGGCTGGCCACCGGGGCTCGCCAGCTCGACGGCGGCCTGGCCCAGCTCAGCACCGGCAGCAACCGGCTCGCCGACGGGCTGACCAAACTGGAGGGCGGCGCCGGCGACCTCGCCGACGGGCTCGCCGCCGGGGAGAGGAAACTGCCCGGGTACGACGACGCGGGCAGCCGGGCCGACGTCCTCGGCGACCCGGTCGGGCTGATCCGCCACTCCGACCACCCGGCCGGCTCGTACGGGGTGGGCTTCGCCCCGTACTTCCTGGCCCTGGCGCTCTGGGTCGGCGCGATGATCACGTACATGCTGCTGCGGCCGGTGAACCGGCGGCACGTGATGTCCGGCGCGCCCGGCTGGCGGGTCGTACTCGCCGGCTGGCTGCCCGCCGCGGCGATCGGGCTGGCCCAGGTCGCGGTGCTCTACACCGTGGTCACCCTGGCGCTGGGCCTCGACCCGCGGCACGGGCCGGCGACCTTCGGGCTGCTCGCGCTCACCTCGCTGGCGTTCACCGCGATCATGCAACTGCTCGGCGTCGCGCTCGGCCCGGCCGGCCGGCTCGCCGCGCTGGCCCTGCTCATGCTCCAGCTCACCTCCTCCGGCGGCACCTACCCGGTGCAGACCTCGCCCGGTTTCTTCCAGGCCATCCACCCGTGGCTGCCCATGACGTACGTGGTGGGCGGCCTGCGGCACACGATCAACGGCGGGCCGGCCGGGCCGGTGGTCACCGGGGCGCTCGTCCTGCTCGCGTTCGGTGCGGGCGCCCTGGCGCTCACCGTCGGCGCGGCCCGCCGGTCCCGCCGCCTCACCCCGGCCAAACTGCACCCCGAACTGACCATGTGA
- a CDS encoding MFS transporter, protein MRLLPEPGPSRTLALSTLINTVGRGTWLTVSALFLTRSVGLTVAQVGVGLTLTALVSLVTSTPMGYLADRLGPRGLQIAALLASAGFTAALVAVRSFAGFLVVGVLMAVADSATRGARGALIAGAVPPDQRVRTRAYLRAVTNVGISVGTVLAGFGLAADTRTAYVSLILLDCATYLVAAAVLLRLPPVPPVPAPTHGPRLIALRDRPFLAFTVLDGLMSMHFSLINIALPLWIAGHTTAPRWLISACLLVNTVVVVLFQVRASRGTEDLAGAARAARRAGAVIAVACALFAAGGGVPVAVAVPLLLGGALVHVVGELWHAAAGWGVSFGLAPAHAQGQYQGAYGMGMQLGSMVAPVVVTTLAVGWGVPGWLLLGGLFLVLGALVPPVVRWAARTRPAVPEPAGVPVG, encoded by the coding sequence GTGCGCCTGCTTCCCGAACCGGGCCCGTCCCGGACCCTCGCCCTGTCCACCCTGATCAACACCGTTGGCCGGGGCACCTGGCTCACCGTCAGCGCGCTCTTCCTCACCCGCTCGGTCGGGCTCACCGTGGCCCAGGTCGGCGTCGGCCTCACCCTCACGGCGCTGGTGAGCCTCGTGACCAGCACGCCGATGGGCTACCTGGCCGACCGGCTCGGCCCCCGCGGGCTCCAGATCGCCGCGCTGCTCGCCTCCGCCGGGTTCACCGCCGCCCTGGTGGCCGTCCGCTCCTTCGCCGGGTTCCTGGTGGTCGGCGTGCTGATGGCGGTCGCCGACTCCGCGACCCGGGGCGCCCGGGGCGCGCTGATCGCCGGCGCGGTGCCGCCGGACCAGCGCGTGCGCACCCGGGCCTACCTGCGCGCGGTCACCAACGTCGGGATCTCGGTGGGCACCGTGCTGGCCGGCTTCGGCCTGGCCGCCGACACCCGGACCGCGTACGTGTCGCTGATCCTGCTCGACTGCGCGACCTACCTGGTGGCCGCGGCGGTGCTGCTCCGGCTGCCACCCGTGCCGCCGGTGCCGGCGCCGACCCACGGGCCGCGGCTCATCGCCCTGCGGGACCGGCCGTTCCTCGCCTTCACGGTGCTCGACGGGCTCATGTCGATGCACTTCAGCCTCATCAACATCGCCCTGCCGCTGTGGATCGCCGGGCACACCACCGCGCCGCGCTGGCTGATCTCCGCCTGCCTGCTGGTCAACACCGTGGTGGTGGTGCTCTTCCAGGTCCGCGCCTCGCGGGGCACCGAGGACCTCGCCGGGGCCGCTCGGGCGGCCCGCCGGGCCGGCGCGGTGATCGCGGTCGCCTGCGCGCTCTTCGCCGCCGGCGGCGGCGTGCCGGTCGCGGTGGCGGTGCCGCTGCTGCTCGGCGGCGCGCTGGTGCACGTGGTGGGGGAGTTGTGGCACGCGGCGGCCGGCTGGGGCGTCTCCTTCGGGCTCGCCCCCGCCCACGCGCAGGGCCAGTACCAGGGCGCCTACGGGATGGGCATGCAACTCGGCTCGATGGTCGCCCCGGTGGTGGTGACGACCCTGGCGGTCGGCTGGGGCGTGCCGGGCTGGCTGCTGCTCGGCGGGCTGTTCCTGGTGCTCGGTGCGCTGGTGCCGCCGGTGGTGCGCTGGGCCGCCCGGACCCGGCCCGCCGTGCCGGAGCCGGCGGGCGTTCCGGTCGGCTGA
- a CDS encoding M50 family metallopeptidase: MSYLLGVALFALAILISVSLHEAGHMLTAKAFGMKVTRFFVGFGPTLWSFKRGETEYGVKGIPLGGFCKIVGMTPQDDDVEPGDEKRAMWRYPVWKRTIVMSAGSITHFALALVTLWILAVSAGLPNPEFPSTEDGFKAEPAVIALAPCVVVENAGRACQAGDPASPAAKAQLQDGDRITAVNGRPVSTWGDMLDVVRATKPGAATVDYVRDGRPATATVDLAAVQRPPLGDPKGATSAVSALGVALQPSTPTRVQYGPVAAFGATADFTGNMAVQTLHAMQRIPQKVPALWSAVTGGERDVDTPISVVGASRLGGEAVENNAWLVFFMLFVSLNFFIGVFNLLPLLPVDGGHIAIIWFERARSWLYARLGRADPGRVDYLKLMPLTYAVILIGGVFTLLTITADVVNPITLFPR; encoded by the coding sequence ATGAGTTACCTGCTCGGGGTGGCGCTGTTTGCCCTGGCGATCCTCATCTCGGTGAGCCTGCACGAGGCGGGGCACATGCTCACCGCCAAGGCGTTCGGGATGAAGGTCACCCGCTTCTTCGTCGGCTTCGGGCCGACGCTCTGGTCGTTCAAGCGCGGCGAGACCGAGTACGGCGTCAAGGGCATCCCGCTCGGCGGCTTCTGCAAGATCGTCGGGATGACCCCGCAGGACGACGACGTCGAACCGGGCGACGAGAAGCGCGCCATGTGGCGCTACCCGGTGTGGAAGCGGACGATCGTGATGTCCGCGGGCTCCATCACCCACTTCGCCCTGGCCCTGGTGACCCTCTGGATCCTCGCGGTCTCCGCCGGCCTGCCCAACCCGGAGTTCCCGAGCACGGAGGATGGCTTCAAGGCCGAGCCGGCCGTGATCGCCCTGGCCCCGTGCGTGGTGGTGGAGAACGCCGGCCGGGCCTGCCAGGCCGGCGACCCGGCCAGTCCGGCCGCGAAGGCCCAGCTCCAGGACGGCGACCGGATCACCGCGGTCAACGGCCGGCCGGTCTCCACCTGGGGCGACATGCTGGACGTGGTCCGCGCCACGAAGCCCGGCGCGGCCACCGTCGACTACGTCCGCGACGGCCGCCCGGCCACCGCCACGGTCGACCTGGCCGCCGTGCAGCGCCCGCCGCTGGGCGACCCGAAGGGCGCCACCTCGGCGGTGTCCGCCCTCGGCGTCGCGCTCCAGCCGAGCACACCCACCCGGGTCCAGTACGGTCCGGTCGCCGCGTTCGGCGCGACCGCCGACTTCACCGGCAACATGGCGGTGCAGACCCTGCACGCCATGCAGCGGATCCCGCAGAAGGTCCCCGCCCTGTGGAGCGCCGTCACCGGCGGCGAGCGGGACGTGGACACCCCGATCAGCGTGGTCGGCGCCAGCCGGCTGGGCGGCGAGGCCGTGGAGAACAACGCCTGGCTGGTGTTCTTCATGCTCTTCGTCTCGCTGAACTTCTTCATCGGCGTGTTCAACCTGCTGCCGCTGCTCCCGGTGGACGGCGGGCACATCGCCATCATCTGGTTCGAGCGGGCCCGCTCCTGGCTCTACGCCCGCCTCGGCCGGGCCGACCCGGGCCGGGTCGACTACCTCAAGCTCATGCCCCTCACGTACGCGGTGATCCTCATCGGTGGCGTGTTCACGCTGCTGACCATCACCGCGGACGTGGTCAACCCGATCACGCTCTTCCCAAGGTGA
- a CDS encoding winged helix-turn-helix transcriptional regulator, with amino-acid sequence MGTSYHQFCPVAKAMELLDERWTLLVVRELVSGSERFNELRRGLPRMSPTLLSRRLHQLVRAGVVERHVAGADVRYVPTQAGRELRPVLEALGAWGVRWIGELGDADLDPKLLLWDMHRHVDHEAVPPGRTVVHFRFRDVPTALRDWWLVIATGEADVCDVDPGHDVTVTVTASLRALVQVWLGDLDWPAALRGGAVEVAGPEALRRALPRWFTLSEFAAVPRPVARA; translated from the coding sequence ATGGGGACCTCCTACCACCAGTTCTGCCCCGTGGCGAAGGCCATGGAGCTGCTCGACGAGCGGTGGACGCTGCTCGTCGTCCGGGAACTGGTGAGCGGGTCCGAGCGCTTCAACGAACTGCGCCGTGGCCTGCCCCGGATGTCGCCCACCCTGCTGTCCCGGCGGCTGCACCAGCTCGTCCGCGCCGGCGTGGTCGAGCGGCACGTCGCCGGCGCCGACGTGCGCTACGTCCCGACCCAGGCCGGCCGCGAGCTGCGGCCCGTGCTCGAGGCGCTCGGCGCCTGGGGGGTGCGCTGGATCGGTGAGCTGGGCGACGCCGACCTGGACCCGAAGCTCCTGCTGTGGGACATGCACCGGCACGTCGACCACGAGGCGGTGCCGCCCGGACGTACCGTCGTGCACTTCCGCTTCCGGGACGTGCCCACGGCGCTGCGCGACTGGTGGCTGGTCATCGCCACCGGGGAGGCCGACGTCTGCGACGTGGACCCCGGGCACGACGTGACCGTGACGGTGACCGCGAGCCTGCGCGCCCTCGTCCAGGTGTGGCTGGGCGACCTGGACTGGCCGGCCGCGCTGCGCGGCGGCGCCGTCGAGGTGGCCGGGCCGGAGGCGCTCCGCCGCGCCCTGCCCCGGTGGTTCACCCTGTCCGAGTTCGCCGCCGTGCCGCGGCCGGTGGCGCGGGCCTGA
- a CDS encoding TetR/AcrR family transcriptional regulator, translating to MTDGRTRRREDTRQRLFVAAVELIAEQGFSDTTVDDIATRAGVAKGTVYYNFESKTVLFEELLRHGIGLLTAEFRAAVAGLPPREALAALVRAELDYIRRYRAFAQLLLSEMWRTNREWQQTLRLLRGEAIEVIAETVRAGVASGDLPADLDVRTASSALFGVGLVVAVDWLVFQPDRPIEDVQEALLGIVRRVAQT from the coding sequence GTGACGGACGGACGGACCCGCCGGCGGGAGGACACCCGGCAGCGCCTCTTCGTGGCGGCGGTCGAGCTCATCGCCGAACAGGGCTTCTCGGACACCACGGTCGACGACATCGCGACCCGGGCCGGCGTGGCCAAGGGGACCGTCTACTACAACTTCGAGTCCAAGACGGTCCTCTTCGAGGAGCTGCTGCGGCACGGCATCGGCCTGCTCACCGCCGAGTTCCGGGCCGCCGTCGCCGGGCTGCCGCCCCGCGAGGCGCTGGCCGCGCTGGTCCGCGCCGAGCTGGACTACATCCGCCGCTACCGGGCCTTCGCCCAGCTCCTGCTGTCGGAGATGTGGCGGACCAACCGGGAGTGGCAGCAGACCCTGCGGCTGCTGCGCGGCGAGGCCATCGAGGTGATCGCGGAGACCGTCCGCGCCGGGGTGGCCAGCGGCGACCTCCCCGCCGACCTGGACGTGCGCACGGCCAGCTCGGCGCTGTTCGGCGTCGGGCTGGTGGTGGCCGTGGACTGGCTGGTCTTCCAGCCCGACCGGCCCATCGAGGACGTGCAGGAGGCGCTGCTCGGCATCGTCCGCCGGGTCGCCCAGACGTGA